In the Triticum aestivum cultivar Chinese Spring chromosome 2B, IWGSC CS RefSeq v2.1, whole genome shotgun sequence genome, TCTGAATAATAATATACTGACATTATGCTTGCTTTCTCTGATCTCTGTATGACAGAGTGCAGCATGTCTTAATTCATCATCTACTGATACTGGCAAGGGGCGGAGTAAGCAATCGAGCACCAAGGTGACGCATGGATTCCACTTGGTTGAAGGGAAATCTGGCCATGACATGGAGGACTACCATGTAGCAGAGTACAAGTGCGATAAGAACCATGAGCTTGGCCTCTTCGCCATTTTCGACGGCCATCTGGGTGATCGTGTGCCCAGTTACTTGAGAGCTAACCTTTTCTCCAACATACTCAAAGAGGTATTTTGCTCTTAATCTTGGTTCTGTTCAGTTCCTGCAATATCAGAAGTGTTGATCTCATATCAATATTTGATCCTTCTTATTTTGCATTATGAATCCGCTGACGGTTTCCCTTTCGGTATTGGCGCAGCCTCTCTTCTGGACCGACCCTCAAGAAGCGATTAAAAATGCATATGGCTCTACAAACAAATATATTCTGGAAAATGCCAAGCAACTTGGACCAGGCGGCTCAACAGCAGTTACTGCTATTGTAGTTGATGGCAAGGATATGTGGATAGCAAACGTAGGTGACTCGAGGGCCGTTTTATGTGAACGGGGTGCTGCTAATCAGATCACCGTGGACCATGAACCCCATATATCTAATGAAAGGCAGAGGATTGAACAGCAGGGTGGCTTTGTCACAACATTTCCTGGTATGATTTCTATTGTGTAACTGTCTCATcattgttctgtttttcttttctatgtCTCATTATTGTTCCTAGTTAAACAAGGTATAATTGTACTCTTTGACTTGATGACAGGTGATGTCCCTCGCGTAAATGGCCAACTCGCTGTCGCAAGGGCGTTCGGTGACCATAGCCTCAAGACACACTTGAGTTCGGAACCTGACATTAGGCATGTACCCATAAACTCAAGTATAGAGTTCGTCATACTTGCCAGCGATGGATTATGGAAGGTTTGTACTATAACTTCTTACACACCATTTCTTGCATTGTTCTCATGCTTACCTCCCTTTCATTATGCTTCATCAGTCCTTGTATTTTTTCTTTTCGCCCTGCTTTCTGAAAAAACATCATCATTTGGTTGGAGTTCTGCATCTTCCAGTTTCTTGTTCATCATCATCTTATAATAAGTGCATAACCCGCTTCCAGGCTGATTCATCTGTATTTAACAGCTCTGTTATGTTCACAAATCATTTCCTAAACCTGCATCTCTTTGCTGAATTAATCCAGGTGATGAAGAACCAGGAAGCTGTGGACCTCGTGAAGTCGACAAAGGACCCTCAGGCAGCAGCAAAGCGGCTGACGACCGAGGCGCTCGCGAGGAAGAGCAAGGACgacatctcctgcatcgtcatccgcTTCCGCTGCTGAATCGACCCCATTCTCCGATCATTTCAATTTCTCGATCCATGACTGATGTGGCGTCGTGACCTGATTCTCGCTGCTCCAGATTGAAATTATGTAGTGTCTGTTATTGTTTGTACTTATAGTAGCTGTGAACAGGCTTGAGCTTAGAACATTGCATGGGAAGACGGTGGAGAGTCTGAGGCTTGGGGCTAGTAGTGAGTAGTGGCTAGTGTGTGCAGGGTGTGTCATTCATCTGTGCATATGTTACACCGCCATAAGTTCCCCGCCAATCTGTGGAACATCTCGTTTGTGTACCTGGTTGATTGTGATGGTAAATTGGTAATGGACCAACCATGTTAAGGTTGCGCTTTGAACTACTTTAAAAAGATTGTCTAAAAAAGCAGAAGGCTCTGTGCAGCCTATTTCCTTGTTTTCTTAaaacatctctagcagaccccgtaaaacCGCGACCCGTATAAGGCGCTTACAGTTCGACGAAGAACTGTTTTGCGGGTCGAAATCGTGCAAGGCAGAGTAGAACCCATATATGAAACTGCATAATTTGAAAAGGTGCTTCACGGGAGAAATTGCAACCACactagttcatcacatactacatgaTCATTCATAGTTCATCATCACATACCACATTATCATACATACtacattctactactactactactactactagagggGGGTGGGGGATCTCGCAGCGGCGAGGCCGAGGTTGGTATACCAAAATGGACGAGCTCATGACCGAGGACGACGCGGTGGAGGAGCTCAGTCCTTGTCGGAGCTGACGAGATCGATGAACTTCTCCCTCAGCTCCTCGCGGATGCGCCACCACTCGTCGTCCTTGTCCTTCGCGGCAAGGTTGGCCGCGACCGCCTGCTTGAGGATGATGTCTTCAAGCTCCTCGTCGTGGCGccggcgctccgcctcctcgcgtAAGCTCCGTTCGGCAATGGTGGCCGCGATCGCGTCGAAATCAGCCACGAAATCTTTGGGCCCGACGACCCCTCGGCGCTCGAACTTCTCCAGCTCCTTGACGGAGACGACCTCGATCTCCTCCGGATCCTCCGActcctccgaccactccctcttcacggggagaagcCCCGTGCCGGAAGAGGAAGAGCTCGCGGTGTGGGAAGATCTCACGGCGGAGGACGAGCCCACGGCCGAGGAGGGCGTACGCCCGTGCCGAcggtcgtactcctccgtctcgcgAAGGAGGAGGCTCGGCGGCGGCTCGAGGCCCTTGTTCGTCCACTTCCTGGCTGcgcgcttcctcgcgccgtccgaGCGTACACGCCGCTCGCGCTCGGggtcgccgcccccgccggagcTGCCACCGGAGTTGCCCGGAGCTCCACATGCGGCcccatggcggctggaggcggaaGGGGGCTGACCGCCGGCgagaaatgtgtgtgtgtgtgggggggggggagtggataaTTGCGGTGAGACACGGCGGCGGGGGGATAGGGTTTCTACCCGCATCTGCCCCATGAATCCGTAGATATActgcttcggggggggggggggttgcgagCTGTGGTAAAAATATTTACGGGTCGGGCGAGTATACGGGCTCTGTTCTGGCCAGAAAATTGGGCCGAGCCCGCATAATCACCGGAATTTTGCGGGTTTGCGacttatacggggtctgctagagttgctcttagaacTCTTTGTAGTGCAAGTGTCATGCACCGCCACCtaagtattttttttttgaaattcaccACCACCTAAGTAAAAAGGTGTGCTAGAGTGGAAAATAGTGTCAAAAGTGCTACTAACAAAGGATGAAAGGGAAAAACCTTATGACCGCCAAAAATTGTAGGAAAAAATTGAGAAGTACTGGAAACTAAGGAAACCACCTAACattataggattttttttttgaagatCCAAAAACTAAGGAAAGAACCATTGGGTATGCGCTAACTAAGGGCACGGAATGTACACCTGGGTGGGCGCTAACTAAGTACTGGAAATTCTACACAGTGACCCTCCTAATCTCTTGGACTGGATTTGCTGGCTCTTGGCTCCTTGATGTGGAGGCCAAATAAGTAGGAGGCGGTGTGCGCAACAAGCTTTAGGATGAACTGAGGTTGTAAGGCATCCAAGGTGGGGATAGCACATGTGTCACGGTCTAGTGAGCTCCAAGAGAAAGTTAGGGTTCTCCACAAGAAGTATCAAGCCAATGAGATCTATTTGTTCATCTGTTCTTAATGGAATCTATGGCTAGGAGACTTGGTGAAATAATATTGTGAGTCATCTCTTAAATTGTTCATGGTCTGGGTTAGTGGGCGTAAGAGCATGTCCAATTAGGGTAGGAGAGAGAAGTTTTTGGGCACCACAGCTGCTGTTGCTCTAGTAGATGATgtaaaagtggtgcacaattttttGTCTTCTCATCTTTATTCCACAATTGCATACATATTGAACATAATATGATATGATAATTAAAACTCAAGTTAATATATCGAAAGCAAATAAAGCACAAATAGTACTAAATAATTACATCCGCGAGCTCAAATACAACACACTTATTCATCACACATAACACAAAGTTTATCATAAATGATATGAAACATAGAGGTACAATTAGTGGTCTTGTTGCCCATTCCACGTCCTCCACTCCTCCATGAGATCTCTTTGAAGATCTGCATGAGTATCCGCATGTCAAATTTCATGGTGAACTTGAAGAAAGCGGCGGTCTTCCCTTCTAATATTATGAAAGTGAAGTTCTTTCTTACCCACTTTCCATGAATTCATACAAGGAGTAACCGAAATCTTGACAATGCTCACCACAGTTatcatgttgtgcaagatcacGGAAACAGTCATTATGTATCAAAAAAATTGTTAATCCCAAAAACTAGCCAGTCCTcacacaatagcaaattgggcttgcaagaTCCTGAATGCCGTCTCCACATCATTCATAGCAGCGGCTTGAGCATTATAAAAGTGAAGTTCTTTCTTACCTCGGGGGCTTGAAATTGGCTCACAAATGTTGCCCACTTTGGATAATCCCATCCAAATTCCATCCGCTAGGTAGTAGGACATGTTGTATGTGCGACTGTTTAATTGAAACTCCACCAGTGGTGCTTCCTCATTAGCTAACCGTGCAAAGAGTGGTGACCGGTGAAGCGCATTGATGTCATTGTAAGATCGAGGCATGCTAAAACCATGTCTCCTGATCGGCCACGACTTCAAGAATGATAGTGGCATTCTTCACGTGGCTTTCACGGCCCATGTCATGCCACAAGTAGTTCTTCCGCtttcaatgcatgcaatcaattgagcCAAACATACCTGGAAACCCACATGCTTttttcatctccaaaagccactgaGTGTCCCAAGCATTGGTGCTCTCAAATACACGAGCCCAAAAATGCCAACTGTTGGTGCAATAATTTGCCTCATTATGTTTTGAAGATTTTTGACATAAACagtaagggactaatgtgtttgctagtgcacatagaGTAACAGGTCCCTGAAGTCATGAGGAGTTTGATATAAACTCCGAAGATAATATCCTACATGGCAACGAGTATTATCAATGAAGATTATGCTGTCAAGCGTGACCCGTAAAATTGCCGACGTGCAGCAATTGCTTTGGTGGCATCCGAAGGAATTGACTGCAGCCGAGATaagtcgaagacaaagtgaagacgtagAATTTATTTCGTTGTTCTTTTTTCTCTTCATTAAGTCAAAGGACCactatactattaagaggggtgtagtgtttgaaaactttgattctctgatgctaaacccaatcCTATGAAAGTtgagagagaaatctctttgtgttccgagcaaatacttgccagcaagagactgtgatcttcttcgctcCAAGAGATTTGTCTCTGGCCGAAgagttagtgatacgtctccaacgtatctataatttatgaagtattcatgccatgtttacaacaattttatatggttttggtatgatttgtatAGAACTAACTCGGACAGACGTTGTTTTCAACAAAACTacaatggtgttgttttttgtgcacaaataaaagttctcggaatgggctgaaaatttacagtgattttttatTGACCAAAAGAGACCCCCCAAGCTTCGAGGAAGCtacaagcctggggggcgcgccctcccccccaggCGCGCGGAGCAGGCTTTTCACTACATCATGGACCCTCTGACCtaagaccgacgccaaaaattcctataataTCCAAAACCCCAGAAAGAACCCTAGATGAGttgttccgccactgcaagcctctgtaccaAAGCGATCGCCATCGTagccctatttcggcaccctgccggagggggaaatcatcactgggggccaccttcatcatcacaacgatctccatgatgaggagggagtagttcattctCGGCGATGAGGGTATGCACctatagctatgtgtttgatctctttctcatgttcttgatttggcacgatcttgatgtattgctagttttgttaatatagttggatcatatggggacacaagagatttcttgtatttggttgcagggttgtttgagagggaccatcttcatcccaacacgagtctacaagaacaagttgtgtagtagacattggttagaattacttgttcctcaagtaatgttaccgttgctttcaaatctgaccgttgagaaCGTATCTACTGGCCATTTGACTGGACCGCGTGTCCAAAATGGCCATTTCCCATCAGAGAAGGTTGCGGCCATAAATAGCCACCCCACACCGGCTTTGTTCGGTGTCTGCTCCATGTGATTCCGAGAAGTTAGTTGAGCAACCCTCTCTCAAGAGTGATTTGAGTTCAAAATCTAGCAAGAGAAAAACCCAGAGGAAAAAATTTAGAGAGTGTTTTAtca is a window encoding:
- the LOC123046498 gene encoding probable protein phosphatase 2C 44; the encoded protein is MVGRMERQTVSTSSASCSPSAASSSSSSCGGRKRPDILNMIRSAACLNSSSTDTGKGRSKQSSTKVTHGFHLVEGKSGHDMEDYHVAEYKCDKNHELGLFAIFDGHLGDRVPSYLRANLFSNILKEPLFWTDPQEAIKNAYGSTNKYILENAKQLGPGGSTAVTAIVVDGKDMWIANVGDSRAVLCERGAANQITVDHEPHISNERQRIEQQGGFVTTFPGDVPRVNGQLAVARAFGDHSLKTHLSSEPDIRHVPINSSIEFVILASDGLWKVMKNQEAVDLVKSTKDPQAAAKRLTTEALARKSKDDISCIVIRFRC